The DNA region CGGCGAGCGGCTTCTCGACGATCACGTGCTTGCCGGCCTCCAGCGCCGCCATCACGATCGCGTGATGCGTGCGCGCGGGTGTGGCGATGGCGACCGCATCGATCAGCGGATCGTTCAGCACGTCGCCCAGACGCGCGGTGACCGGGGCGCCGCCCACCGACTCCGCGACCGAGCGCGCCCGCTCGATGTCCAGGTCGCAGATCCCGGCCAGGTTCCACGCCGCATTGCCGCGGAAATTGCGCGCGAGGTTCGGCCCCCAGTATCCGGCCCCCACAACAGCGATGTTCATCCTGTGGTCCACGATGTCCCCGACTCCCCAGTCATCTCCCCAGATGCGCGACGAAACGCCGGCTGGTGAGGCCGGTCGCGGTCACGCCGAGGATCGGGTCGGCGGCGGCAGAGCACGCACGCGCGAAAGCGCCGGCTGCCGTCGGCTGCGCCGTCCCTTTCAGGACGACGGATTCCCCAATCCCCATTTTTCCCCAGACTGCCCGCGGCACTGTGTGACAGTTCCCCGGGCCACCTGCCCCAGCAGGTGTCTTCTACCGACGACGGTGCGCGCGATCCCCAGAAAGCGCAGTCGCCGATATCCCCGCGTGCAGTATAACGTTATGCGGTCATGGCGAAGCAATGCCTGGACCGCACTTTCCGAAGGGATGCCGATGACCGACCCCCGCACCCCCTTCGTCGCGGCCTCCGCCGACGTCGCCGATTCCGCGTCGCTCGGCCCGGGGACACGCGTGTGGCACCTGGCCCAGGTGCGCGAGGACGCCGTGCTCGGCGCGGACTGCAACCTCGGTCGCGGCGCCTACGTCGGACCCGGAGTCCGGATCGGCGATTCCTGCAAGCTGCAGAACTATTCGCTGGTGTACGAGCCGGCCGTGCTCGGCGACGGGGTGTTCATCGGCCCGGCCGCGGTGCTCACCAACGATGAGTTCCCGCGGGCGGCGAACCTGGATCTCACGGTCAAGACCGAGGGCGACTGGCACCCGGTCGGCGTGCTGATCGGTGACGGCGCCTCCATCGGCGCGCGCGCGGTGTGCGTCGCGCCGGTGCGGGTCGGAGCCTGGGCGCTGGTCGCGGCCGGTGCGGTGGTGACCAAGGACGTGCCGGAGTACGCGCTGGTCGTCGGTGTGCCGGCCCGCCGCATCGGCTGGGTGGGCCGTGCGGGCAAGCCGCTTCGGGCCGAGGCCGGCGCGTGGGTGTGCCCGGACACCGGCGAACGCTACATCGAGACCGACGGCATCCTGCGTCCGGAGGTGTGAGTCGGGTGACCGGCTACAGCTTGCGCAGCAGGACCCGCTCGACCGTGTGCGTCGCGCCCTTCTCCAGCACCAGCGTCGCCTGGTGCTTGGTGGGCAGCACGTTCTCCTCGAGGTTCGGCAGGTTGATGTCGTTCCAGAACCCCATCGCGGTCTGCACGGCCTCGCCGTCGGACAGGTGCGAGAAGACGTTGAAGAACGAACTGGGGTTCGCGAACGCGCTGCGGCGCAGCGCCAGGAACCGGTCCACGAACCAGGAGGCGATGTGGTCGGTCTCGGCATCCACGTAGATGGAGAAGTCGAACAGCTCGCTGACCGCGATGTCGCTCGGGGAGGGTGAGGGCTGCAGCACGTTGAGCCCCTCCACGATCACGACGTCGGGGCGCCGCACGGTGACGTGGGCGTCGGGGACGATGTCGTACCGCATGTGCGAGTAGAACGGCGCGCGCGCTTCGGGCGCCCCGCTCTTGACGTCGGTGAGGAAGCTGACGAGGGCGCGGCGGTCGTAGGACTCGGGGAAGCCCTTGCGCGCCATCAGCCCGCGGCGCTCGAGCTCGGCGTTGGGATACAGGAACCCGTCGGTGGTGACCAGCTCGACCCGCGGCGTGCCGGGCCAGCGGCTCATCAGCTCGCGCAGCAGTCGGGCGATGGTGGACTTTCCGACCGCGACGGATCCGGCCACGGCCACGACGAACGGCGTGGTCGTGTCGGGCTCGCCGAGGAACGTGCTCGTGTCGGCGCCGAGCCGCTTGGTCGCGTTGGCGTACAGGCTCAGCAGCCGGCTGAGCGGCAGGTACACCTCGCGCACTTCGGCCAGGTCCAGCATGTCGCCGATGCCGCGGATCTGCACGATCTCGGTCTCGGTCAGCGGCTGCGGCGTGCCCGAGGCCAGTCGCGACCAGTCCCCGCGGTCGATCTCGCGGTACAGCGAGAATCCGTCCGTCGCCGCAGAGCCCGACACGGAGGCGGTCGGTGCGGGGGTGGTGTCGTCGGCGGGCATCCCGAACATCGTATCCATACCGCGCCCCGCCCCCTCGCTCGCCCGCCCCTGCCCGCGAGAGTGCAAGTCCCGGCTGGCGAGAGTGCACGTCCCCGCTCGCGAGAGTGCGCATCCCTGTCGGCGGGGATGCACGCCGCCACTGCGGGCGCTTCTTGCGCGGGTGACGAGATTCGAATATCGGCACGGCCTTCGGTGCGGCAACGAGCACCCTTGGCAGAGGCAACGTGCACTCTCGGCAGCCATGCCACCCACTCTCGACAGCCATGCCACCCACTCTCGACAGCGGCAACGTGCACCCTCGGCAGCAGGGGCGGAGTCCGCGGGGCGGAGGCCGCGCGGGGCGGGCGCCGCGCCACGCTACGCTTTCCCCCGTGCGCCTCGGAGTCCTCGATATCGGCTCGAACACCGTCCACCTGCTCGTTGCCGACGTGCGACCGGGAGGGCGTCCGCTCGCGACGACGAGCCAACGCACGATCCTGCGGCTGATGCGCTACCTCGCCCCGGACGGATCGATCACCGAGGAGGGCATCGTCGCCCTCGAGCAGGCGGTGCGCGAAGCCCGCGCGGTCGCGGCGACCGAGCGGGTCGACGAGCTGCTCGCCACGGCGACCTCCGCGGTCCGCGAGGCCGAGAACGGCGCCGCTGTCATC from Microbacterium sp. zg-B185 includes:
- a CDS encoding acyltransferase codes for the protein MTDPRTPFVAASADVADSASLGPGTRVWHLAQVREDAVLGADCNLGRGAYVGPGVRIGDSCKLQNYSLVYEPAVLGDGVFIGPAAVLTNDEFPRAANLDLTVKTEGDWHPVGVLIGDGASIGARAVCVAPVRVGAWALVAAGAVVTKDVPEYALVVGVPARRIGWVGRAGKPLRAEAGAWVCPDTGERYIETDGILRPEV
- the coaA gene encoding type I pantothenate kinase — translated: MPADDTTPAPTASVSGSAATDGFSLYREIDRGDWSRLASGTPQPLTETEIVQIRGIGDMLDLAEVREVYLPLSRLLSLYANATKRLGADTSTFLGEPDTTTPFVVAVAGSVAVGKSTIARLLRELMSRWPGTPRVELVTTDGFLYPNAELERRGLMARKGFPESYDRRALVSFLTDVKSGAPEARAPFYSHMRYDIVPDAHVTVRRPDVVIVEGLNVLQPSPSPSDIAVSELFDFSIYVDAETDHIASWFVDRFLALRRSAFANPSSFFNVFSHLSDGEAVQTAMGFWNDINLPNLEENVLPTKHQATLVLEKGATHTVERVLLRKL